The Streptomyces puniciscabiei genomic interval CGCGAAGTGCCGCTCGACCAGGTCCGCGACGAGCTCGGCGGGCAGCGGACCGGCCACGGTCAGGACGGCGTTGCCCGGGGCGTAGTGCGTGGTGAAGAAGTCCATGCAGTCGGCCGGGGTGACCCGGCGCAACCGGTCGGCGTCGCCGTAGCCGTCGTGGGCGTTGGCGAAGTTCTGGAACACGGCGCCGGGCAGCAGCGGCCAGGGGAACCCGCCGTATGGCCGACCGTGCACGGCCTGGTGGATCTCCTGGGCGACGCCTTCGAGTTGGCCGGCCAGCTCGGCCTCGGTGAAGCGGGGAGCGCGCATCCGGTCGGCCTCTGCGAACAGCGCGCGTTCGAACGCGCCCGGCGGGACCACCTGGTAGTAGTCGGTGTAGTCCTGGTGGGTGGTCCCGTTGGCGTGTCCGCCGTGGCGGTGGACGTGGTCGTAGAAGCGTCCGTCGGGAAGGCTGGCGCTGCCCCGGAACATCAGATGTTCGAAGAGGTGCGCGAAGCCCTCCCGGCCGGGCGGTTCTGAGCGGAAACCCGTGCCGTAGTGGACGGCGACGGCCATCCGGGCCGCCTCGGGGACGGTGTCCACCACCACCCGCAGTCCGTTCGGGAGGGTGAAGCGGCTCACGCGGGACGTCAGTGGGGTGGGGGACATGCGGGTGTCTTTCGCTCGGAGGTCGCTCGGGAATCAGAGATCGATCAGGAAGATGAGGAAGCCCGCGTAGTGCTCGAAGCCCATGGTGTGCCAGCCGACGTACGCGGCGATGTCGTGGACGTGCAGCAGGATCCGGATCGCGGCCGTCGCGGCCCAGTGCGTGCCCAGCTCGCGGCCGTAGCCCTCGAACAGCGCTTCCAGAAGCAGCTGCCAGTTCTCCTGTTCGCCACCCAACTGCCAGCGCAGTTCGACGATTTCGCCAACGGCCCAGCCGAGGTCGAAGTACCAGGGCGCGACGGCGAGATCCTCGCCGACCAGCAGCTCGGCCGGGCGGCCCGCGGTGTTGGTGACCAGTGAGCCGAGGCCGGGGGCGCCGTGTACCAGCGTGACGGCGGTGTCCTCGTTGAGCTGCTCGGTCCAGCCGAGGATCTTGGACCAGCGGTCCTCGCCGAGCCGGGCCCGGAGCTCCGCCGCGACCCATGCGGCCCGCGCCACCGGGGCACGGCCGCCCAGCCAGGTGTTCAGCCGGTCCAGGCCGCGCGGTGGCTGCGGCGCGAGCGCGGCCGTGTGCACCGGACCGGCGTCGTGCAGCCCGCGCAGCAGGGCACCGAAGCCGCGCAGCGGGTCCGCGAGTTCGGGCTGCGGGCCGCTGGTCAGCAGGCGGTTGGCGACCGACTCGCGGCCGTGGACCCGGTAGATCCTGGCCGGACCGTCGGCTGCCGCCGGTGCCCAGCGGGCGAGAGCCTCGTCGCCGGGCTGGACCAGCAGGTCGAGCAGCTCGTCGCTCGGCCGCCGGAACGGCGCCGGGGCGGCCGTGCCCGGTGCGCGGCGCCACTCGTAACCCCCGGGGATGCTGCGCACCGTGGTGTGCAGCAGATCGGTGCCGAAGTCCGCGACGGTGTGCGCACCGACCAGGGTGCTGCCCCGGCCGGTCACGGCTTGGCCAGATCTGCGAGGAAAGCGGCCGGAGCAGTGGAGGCGAACGGGTCTGCCGCCCGGTCGAGTTCGAGACGGCGTTGTTCAGTCATGGCGATGACCTCCGGAAACAGGGGTGGCACCCAGGCGTCTGAGCGGCCGGTGGTCAGACTGACACCGGAGTGCGGCGGGGCGAGGACGATGTTGGGGCGGGCGGCGAGCGCCGCCCAGTGGGCTTGGAAGGCGGCGCTGTGCAGACCACCTGGCGGCAGTGCGGGGGCTACCGCCACCGGTGCCTTGGTGCACTGGGCGGCGAGCAGCGCGGGGCTGTCGGCCAGGCCCAGGGCGAGCCGGGCCATGAAGTGCAGGGTGGCCGGGTAGACGACGATCGCCTGCGCCCACTCGGCGAGTTCGACGTGCCGGGCACGACTGTCGTCGTCCGGCCAGGTGTCCACCAGCACCTCACCGGGGGTGCGGCCGGCCAGCGCGTGGCGGGTGACGAAGCGCTCGGCGCTCCGGGTGAGCACCACGTTGACCGCCAGCTGCGGGTAGTTGGCGCGGGTCCAGTCGAGCCAGAACGGCATCCCGGTGGCGTACGCGGAGCCGGCCGTGACCACCAGGAGCCGGTCGATGCCGAGCGCGGGGGCCGGGGCTGCGGCGGGCGGTATGTCGGTCACCCGGCGACCTCCTTGAGGATCGTCTCCAGCTCGCGCAGCGCGGCCTGCCCGCCGTGCAGGCCGAGCACTCCGGTGACGTTGAGCACGATCTCGTCGACGCCGGCCTCGCGGTACTCTGCGAAGGTGTCGGTGAGTTGCTCGGGCCCGCCGTAGAGGAAGGCGCCACCCTCGACCAGAGCCGCCGCGCCCGCCTGCGGGTCGGCGGTGTCGATCTGGATGCCGGAGCGGCCCAGCATGTCGGCGTAGTGCGGGAGTTGAAGGTGCCCCAGGTTGCTGGCGTACGCCAGGGCGACGGGGTTGCGGTCGGGTGCGGCAAGCGCGACCGGGACGATGGAGACCACGCGTGGCACCGGACGGCCTGCGGCCTCGGCTCCCTCGCGCAGTGCGGGCATGATGACCTCCCGCAGGTAGCGGGCCGGGGTCAGCCAGGTGATGGCGACGTCGGCGACCTCACCGGCGAGCCGGGCCATGCCGGGCCGCAGTACGCCCAGGCCGACCTCGATCGGCGGCCGCGGCACGGCGGGCAGCTTGCCGTGGCAGCTGAAGTACTCGCCGTCCTGTTCGACCAGCTCGCCGCCGAGCAGTCCGCGGACGACGGTCAGGTACTCGCGGGCCGCGGTGAGCGGGCTGCGGTAGGGGCGGCCGAGCATGCTGCGCTGGAAGACGGCGGCGCCGGGGCCGAAGCCGGCCACCACCGAGTGGCCGGTGGCCGCCGCGACGGCATGTGCCTGCAGCGCTGCCTCGTAGGGGTGCTGCAGCGGCATCAGGGCCACGCCGAGCCCGACCGGGATCCGGAAGCCGGCTGCGGCGGCGTAGGTGAAGGCATGGTGCGGCTGGTTGAGGACGGCCTGGCCCTGCCAGAGCCGGTGGGCGCCGCTCCACTGGGTGAGCGCCGCGTAGGGCAGCAGTTGCTCGGGCCTGGGCGGCGCGAACGGCATCAGGATGGAGTAGGTGGTCACGGGAGGGGCTCCGGTGGTCATGCCGGTGCATAGGTCAGGGTGCTGAGCACCTGTCCGCTCACCAGGTCGGTGTAGTCCTTGCAGCGCTCGAGCAGGTCACTGTGGGTGCCCTGGTCCACCACCTGTCCGGATTCGAGGACGATGACGTGGTCGGCGTGCTGGATGGTGGACATCCGGTGGGCGACCACCAGGACGGCGCGGTCGGTCGCGATCTCGTCCACGACCTCACGCAGCTTCAGTTCGTTGAGGCTGTCCAGCTGGGAGGACGGCTCGTCGAGCAGCACCAGCGAGGCATCGGTCAGCAGGGCGCGGGCCAGGGCCAGTCGCTGGCGCTGGCCGCCGGAGAGGTTCGTGGCGCCGCCCAGGACGGTGTCGAGGCCCTGAGGCAGTCGGCCGACCTCGGCGGCCAGACCGACCCGCTCGAGCGCAGCCACGAGCTGCTCGTCGTCCGGTGCGTCCGTTCGGCCGAGCAGCAGGTTGTCGCGGACGCTGCCGGGCAGCAGCGTCGCAGCCTGGTCGACATACGCGATCCGGGCCCGCTGTTCGTCCAGCGACCAGTGAGCCGTGTCGCGGCCGAAGAGCTCGATCCGACCGGCGTCGGGTTCCAGGAACCGCTCGACGAGGGCGAGGACGGTGCTCTTGCCGGCGCCCGAGAGGCCGACCATCGCGGTCAGGCCGGTGCGGGGGACGGACAGGTCGATCCCGCGCAGGATCTTCTGGTCGCCGTAGCCGAACTCGACCTGGCGGAACCGGACGGCCGGAGCGGCGTGGTCGTCGGTGCGCCGGGCGCTGCCGGCCTGGGCCTCGACCTGGGTCGGCTCGGCCGACGTCGGCTCCGTCGGCAGAGCGAAGACGTCCTCGAAGCGCCGACGGGCCATCAGGCCCATCTGCAGTCCGCTGACGCCGGACGCCGCCATGATCAACGGAGCGGTGAGCTGCAGCAGGTAGAGCAGGAATGCGACGAAGTCCGCGAGCGACAGGTGCCCGTCGAGCATCCGGCTGCCGCCGCCCACCACCACGCTGACCAATGCGATCTGCTGGCCCAGGTTGATCACCGGGACCATCAGCGACTCCATCCGGGCGGCCCGGGTCTCCAGCGCGGCCACCCGCTCTGCCCGCTCGGCCAGCTGGTCCGCGACCCGCCGTTCGGCGCGGAACGCCTTGACGACGGTCAGTGCCTCCAGCGTGTCGACGAACTGCTGGGCGAGCGATCCGACCTCCTTCTGGACGGAGAGATAGGTGCGGCGCAGCCCGATCACCACCATGGCGATGATGCCCACGGCCAGGAGGAAGGCGGCGACGGTGACCAGCAGCAGGACCCAGTCGAGGGTGCCCATGATCACGAGCGTGCCGAGGACCGTGATCCCGGCCATCGGCAGCTGGATCGGCCCGATGTCGATCAGGTTCTTCACCCGGGCCGCGTCCGCGGTCAGCCGCGCCACCAGATTGCCGGAGCCCTCCTGCTGCGCCGTCGCCAGCCGCAGCGCCAGCGCGTGCCGCATGGTGCGGATACGCAGGCGGCAGATCAGCCGCTGGCCCATCCGGCTCAGCAGAAAGCTGGCCAGCGCGCCGGCGGCGGCGGAGCCGAAGCCCGCGCCGACCATCGCCAGCACCCGCCAGGTCAGGCTCTCCCCGCGCTCGATGGTGGCGATCAGCTGCCCGACCACCATCGGCAGCGCGAGCGTCGCCAACGTACTGACCGTGGCGAGCACACCGATCAGGACGACCTCCGTGGCCCGACCCCTGGTCAGTTCCCGCAGGACTCTCAGCTGCTGCGGCCGCTGTGCTTCTGTCGTGCTCACGGTGTTCCCACCTTCCTGTGGATAAGTCCTGTGTGTCCGGATCCTCAGCGCCGTGCGCCGCGCAGGGCGTCCCTGACCTTGACGATCCCGCCGTGCTGCAGCAGGCCGCCGGTGTAGATCCGGCTGCCGATCCGCAGCAGCGCGGCGACCGCCGCGAGCATCAGCGCGAACGAGGCGCCGACCTGCCACCACGGGACGGGGCCGACCGCCATCCGGACGGGCATCGCGGCCCAGGACACGCCCGGCACCAGGGAGAGCGCCTCGATCAGGCTCTGGTGCTTGCCCGAGACGGCCAGCGCCGGGCCGACCAGGCTGATCATCTGCAGCATGTTGACCGGGCCGATCACCCGGTTGACGTCCTCCGGCCGCGAGACCAGCGCGCCGGCGGCGGCGTACATCGTGACGAACAGCAGGTAGCCGGGGACGAACCAGATCAGCACGTTGACCGCCGCGCCGATGGTGTCCAACGGCGCCTCGACGGCGCCGGAGGCGATCGCCGCGGTGAGCGCGGCGGTGACCAACAGCAGGATCTGCACCAGGGCAGCGGTGCCCAGGCCGACGATCTTTCCGGCCAGCAGGTGCCAGGCCCGGACCTTGGCCAGCAGGACTTCGACGATCCGGCTGGACTTCTCCTCCGCCACGCCCTGGGCGATGCCCAGCCCCGAGATCATCATGAGGATGAAGAGCAGGAAGACGCCGAGGCCTGCCGTCATGGTCCGCTCCTGGGTGCGGGCGGCATCCTTGTCCAGCGTGGTGATCCGCAGCGGCTCGGGTGCCAGTGCCTGGTCGACCTCCGCCCGGGTGGCGCCCAGGGCGGTCAACTGCTGTGCCTGACGGGTCGTCTGATACGCGTGCTGAATGCTCTGCGCAAGGCCGGACGGCAGCGTGCGCAGTACGGCCACCTGGCCGCCCGGCAGCAGGGCCGCGTCGGCCTTGCCGGCCCGCACGGCCGCCTGGGCCGCTCCGGCGTCCGCGTAGTCGCGGACCTCGGTCTGCGAAGCCAGCGCGGCCGCCAGCGCGGGCTGGGCGCCGACCACGGCGACGGCGGGCCGGTCGGCGCTGGAACCGCGGAGGACGCCGGTCAGGGTGAAGGACAGGCAGAGCATGAGCGAGGTGACCGTGACCGAGATCCAGAAGGTCTTGTTGCGCAGTTGCTGGGAGATCTCCCGGCCGGCCACGATCCTGATCAGCGAAAGGTCGGCGGCCCGTCGGCGCCGGCCGGTCGCGGGCTGATCGCCCGTCAGGTCGATGGTGGGCTGATTACTCGTCAGGTCGATGGTGCTCATCCCGACACCGCCTCTCGGAAGATCTCTGCCAGGCCGCTCTCGCATCGGCCGAAGTACTCGACCTCGCCGGCGGCTTGGGCGGCGGCGAGGACCTCCCGGGCGGCCCGGGGTCCGTCTGTCAGAAGCGTCGTGGTGCGGCCGTCCTCGGACAGCACGCGTACCCCCGGCACCCGGTCGGCCCAGCCCCGGGTCGCGCCGGTGAGGGTGACCTGCAGCTGCTCGCCGCCGGCGTTGCGGCGCAGTTCCGCCACGGTTCCCTGCGCCACCAGGGTGCCGGCGCGGATGATGCCGACCCGGTCGCAGAGCCGCTCGACGAGTTCCAGCTGGTGGCTGGAGAAGACGATCGGCACGCCCCTGGCCGCGAACTCGAGCAGTGCGGCGGCCATCGCGTCCACCGCCAGCGGGTCGAGGCCCGAGAACGGCTCGTCCAGGACCAGGACTTCCGGATCGTGGATGAGCGCGGCGGCGAGCTGGACCTTCTGCTGGTTGCCCAGTGACAGCTTCTCCAGCGGGTCCTTGGGGGAGCAGACGACGCCGAGCCGTTCCATCCACTCCTGGGCGCGGCGCTCCGCGACGCCCGCGCGGACGCCGCTGAGCCGCGCGAGGTAGACCAGTTGCTCGGCCGGCACCATCTTCGCGTACAGGCCGCGCTCCTCCGGCATGTAGCCGAAGCGCCTGCGGGTCGCCGCGTCCACCTCGGCGCCGTGCCAGCGCACGCTGCCGGAGTCGGCGGCCAGCACGCCGAGCGCGATGCGCATCGCGGTGGTCTTGCCGGCGCCGTTGGCCCCGCAGAAGCCGAACAGTTCGCCCGGTCGCACGTCGAAGGTCAGGTCGCGCAGGACCTGTCGGTCGCCGAAGCTCTTCGCGACGTTCTCGAAGCTCAGCATCGACCGTCCTCGCCCTCGGCGGGCCCGGCAGGGGCGAGTTCCAGCAGCGAGCGCACCGCGGTGGACGGACCCTGCCAGGTCACTCGCAGGCCGGCGGCCGCCACCAGGGCGAGCAACTGGTCGGCCGTGCGGGTGGGCGCCGGCATGGTGGCCCGCAGCCACAGTTCCGGTCCGGCCGCCGTCCCCGGGTCACCGGGCACCTGCAGGTTGACCTCGGCCAGAAGCACCTTGCCGGTCGGGCCGGCGGCCTCGGCGCAGCGGCGCAGGATCTCGACGGCCTGGTCGTCGCTCCAGTCGGCGAGGATCGCGGACAGCAGATAGACGTCGCCGCCGACCGGCAGCGGCTCGAAGAAGCTGCCGACGACGGTCTCGGTCCGGTCGGCCAGGCCTGCGGCCTCGAAGACCCGGCCGGCCACTGCGGTGACGTTCTTGAGGTCGATCAGGGTGCCGTGCAGGTGCTCGTGGCGCTGCAGCAGGCTGGTGAGGATCGCGCCGGTGTGCCCGCCGACATCGACGACGCGCTCGACCGGCGCCCAGTCGTAGCTGTCGATGATGAGCTCAGCGCCCCAGCCGACCCGTTCGGCGTCGCTCTGGTTCCGGGCGTCGGCCTCCAGGTCCTCGACGAAGGCCGGGTCCTCGTTGACGCTCTGCCAGTAGTCCCGGCCGAAGATCGAAGCGTGCGCCGGCTCGCCGGTCCGAACGGTGTGGACCAGGTTGACCAGCGCCATGTCGGCCCGGCCGACCAGGCCGGTCGCGCTGAGGTGGCGCCGGACGCTCTGCGGATGGTCCGAGCGGAGCGGCCCGCCGAGTTCGGTCAGCGTGTAGCGGGCATCGGCGTCACGGCTCTCTGTGTGACGGTCGAGCACGCCCTGGGCAGCCAGGTGGCGCAGCATCAGGTCGAGCAGATCCGGTCGGGTGCCGGTCAGTTCGGCGAGTGCGCCGGTACTGGTGGCGCCGGCGGCGATGTGGTCGGCCACCTTGAGGGTGGCAGCGGCACGGATGGTCGCGGGGCCGAGCAGATCGGCCATGGTCAACAGGTTGGCGGGCTCGGCTGGTTGCGCCATCGTGATTCCCCTCGGTGTTCGGGCGAACGGGTTGGCCGGCCGGCCGTGGGAGGGAGAGCGTTGCTCGGTCCCACGGCCGGCCGCGGCAGGTGCGGTTCAGCAGCCGCCGGAGATCGTCTTCGCCGAGAACTGGCTGGCCAGCCAGCTGGCGGTGGCGGAGGCGATGCAGGCCGGGGAGGTGGCGGGTGCGTCGACGGCCGAGGTCACGCCCAGCTCACGGGCGTCGCTGTACGCCTCGTAGCCGGCCATCAGGTCCTCGATCGCGGTGGCCTTCTCCATGGTTGTTCCTTTCGGGTTCTGTCCCTGGCAGGGGCGATGGGTTGTCGGCCGGTTCGGCCGGCCGAAACGGCGAGGGTGGGTCAGCAGGTGATCTCGTAGGTGGCGCCGGAGGCGGCGCTGGCACCCGCGGCGCACCACGAGGAGCTGGCGATGCTGACGGCGCAGACCGGCGTGGTGGCCGGGGCGTCCGCAGCAGCGGTGACGTTCAGCTCGGTCACGTCCGCGTAGGAGGTGTAGTTGGAAACCAGCTCCATGATCGCGGTGCTCTTGTCCATGGGATTCTCCTTGTGAATAAGGGATCTGACGGGAAAACAGAGAGCGCTGCCAGCGCTCCCAGCAATCGCGTCAGCGCCGCTTGCAGGAGACGGTGGGGCTGGGGCAGGCCGCGCGATACGGGGGACGGATCGCGCGACCTGCGGATCGGGACGGCCGGTCAGGCGGGTACGGGCACAGCCGGGCACGGCACGTGGAAGGCCGGGAAGCGGGGCGAGTCGAGGTTGCGAGCCGGGTTGTCCGGATCGATGCCGGCCTCGGTGAACCTGGCGCGGAGCACCGCGGCCAGCGGTTCGCCACCGGCGGCACTGTCCATCAGGGCGTGTGCGAGGGCGGTGGCACGGTGCTGGCCGAAGCTGAGCCCCTGCATTCCGGGGCTGCGGTCGTCCGGCTCCCAGGCGACCGACACCCCGGGGACGATCCGCTGGGCGAAGACCGAGGATTCGGGGGCCACCCCGGGCAGGCCGTCGAGCAGCGCGGCCAGCGCGGCGATGTGGTCCCAGGACTCCTGGCCGAGGTAGACGACGAGCGCGTCACGGCGCGGGTAGAGCGCCTTGGCGGACAGCACCTTGGACCGGTAGGCGACGTCGCGCTCCTCCAGGTACTCCAGGACCTGTGCCCAGACCGGGGCGGCAGCTTCCCAGCCGTCCAGGTGCACATACAGGCGGAGCAGTTCGCGGTGCGGGCTGCGCGGCGTGGTGCCGTCGACCACGAAGAAGCCGGGGGAGAGCGCGGGGCGCCTGGCCGGGACGGTGACCGCCACCACCTGGCCTTCCCGTGCGGTGTCGGCGTCGCGGACCAGCCCGGCGGGCAGCCACAGCTTCACGCCGTCGCGCTCCACCAGCAGCCGGGTGCCGCCCTTGCCGTCGTCCTCGGCGGGGCGGAGGACGAGGGCGGGAGCCGTGGTCCGCTCGTGCGGCACGGCGGTGGCCAGGTGGGCCTCGAAACCCTCCTCGCGCAGCCGGAAGGACAGTTCGCCCTTCTCCACATGCTGGCCGGCGTGCAGGATGTCGTAGAGCGCCTCAGCCAGCATCCGGCGCATGTCGCGGGAATTGTCCGTCTCGATCTCGCGGTCGGCGACGGTCGCACGTGACAGGTTGGGTGCCACCGTCAGCTGATGGGCCACCGCCCGGTACCAGCCCGGCAGGCCCTCGTCATTGGTGCTCATACCTCTTCCTTCGAAAAGCCGAGCGTGGTTGCGAACTTCTCCGGTGCCAGCAGCGCGGCCCGCCCGATGCCCGCGGCCGCCCGCTCGATGCCGGAGAGCCGGGAGGCACGGGAGCCGCCCGCCATCAGCCGGTCCAGCAGGTGCCAGCCGGCGTAGGCGGTGGCGCGGACCGGCAGGCCGGCGTCGAAGTCCGGCCGGGTGGACCGGTAGCCGTGCCAGAAGCTCTCGATCAGGGGCAGTAGACGCTGCATCTTCGCCACGCCCCGGCTGAGCACGAGTTCATGGGTGAGTTCGGCGTCGAGGAAGACCGTGTCACCGCGGGTGGTGACGATGTCCAGCACCGACCGGTACAGCCACTCGCCGGCGAACGCGCCCACATCGCGGGCGGGGTCGGCGAGCCGGAACTCCTCCCAGTCCGTGACAAGGAAGTCGTCGCCCAGAACGAGGAACTGATCCACCCGCAGGTCGCAGTGGGACGGGACGCGTGGGGTGTGCTGCTCCTGCTCGCGCAGCGCCGACACCGCCTGGACCAGTGCCTCGTCCTGCTGCATCAGCCGCCAGCCCTGGAGCTCGGCGAAGGTGAGCGTCTCGA includes:
- a CDS encoding flavoprotein, which codes for MTDIPPAAAPAPALGIDRLLVVTAGSAYATGMPFWLDWTRANYPQLAVNVVLTRSAERFVTRHALAGRTPGEVLVDTWPDDDSRARHVELAEWAQAIVVYPATLHFMARLALGLADSPALLAAQCTKAPVAVAPALPPGGLHSAAFQAHWAALAARPNIVLAPPHSGVSLTTGRSDAWVPPLFPEVIAMTEQRRLELDRAADPFASTAPAAFLADLAKP
- a CDS encoding LLM class flavin-dependent oxidoreductase, producing the protein MTTYSILMPFAPPRPEQLLPYAALTQWSGAHRLWQGQAVLNQPHHAFTYAAAAGFRIPVGLGVALMPLQHPYEAALQAHAVAAATGHSVVAGFGPGAAVFQRSMLGRPYRSPLTAAREYLTVVRGLLGGELVEQDGEYFSCHGKLPAVPRPPIEVGLGVLRPGMARLAGEVADVAITWLTPARYLREVIMPALREGAEAAGRPVPRVVSIVPVALAAPDRNPVALAYASNLGHLQLPHYADMLGRSGIQIDTADPQAGAAALVEGGAFLYGGPEQLTDTFAEYREAGVDEIVLNVTGVLGLHGGQAALRELETILKEVAG
- a CDS encoding ABC transporter ATP-binding protein, giving the protein MSTTEAQRPQQLRVLRELTRGRATEVVLIGVLATVSTLATLALPMVVGQLIATIERGESLTWRVLAMVGAGFGSAAAGALASFLLSRMGQRLICRLRIRTMRHALALRLATAQQEGSGNLVARLTADAARVKNLIDIGPIQLPMAGITVLGTLVIMGTLDWVLLLVTVAAFLLAVGIIAMVVIGLRRTYLSVQKEVGSLAQQFVDTLEALTVVKAFRAERRVADQLAERAERVAALETRAARMESLMVPVINLGQQIALVSVVVGGGSRMLDGHLSLADFVAFLLYLLQLTAPLIMAASGVSGLQMGLMARRRFEDVFALPTEPTSAEPTQVEAQAGSARRTDDHAAPAVRFRQVEFGYGDQKILRGIDLSVPRTGLTAMVGLSGAGKSTVLALVERFLEPDAGRIELFGRDTAHWSLDEQRARIAYVDQAATLLPGSVRDNLLLGRTDAPDDEQLVAALERVGLAAEVGRLPQGLDTVLGGATNLSGGQRQRLALARALLTDASLVLLDEPSSQLDSLNELKLREVVDEIATDRAVLVVAHRMSTIQHADHVIVLESGQVVDQGTHSDLLERCKDYTDLVSGQVLSTLTYAPA
- a CDS encoding ABC transporter permease, producing MSTIDLTSNQPTIDLTGDQPATGRRRRAADLSLIRIVAGREISQQLRNKTFWISVTVTSLMLCLSFTLTGVLRGSSADRPAVAVVGAQPALAAALASQTEVRDYADAGAAQAAVRAGKADAALLPGGQVAVLRTLPSGLAQSIQHAYQTTRQAQQLTALGATRAEVDQALAPEPLRITTLDKDAARTQERTMTAGLGVFLLFILMMISGLGIAQGVAEEKSSRIVEVLLAKVRAWHLLAGKIVGLGTAALVQILLLVTAALTAAIASGAVEAPLDTIGAAVNVLIWFVPGYLLFVTMYAAAGALVSRPEDVNRVIGPVNMLQMISLVGPALAVSGKHQSLIEALSLVPGVSWAAMPVRMAVGPVPWWQVGASFALMLAAVAALLRIGSRIYTGGLLQHGGIVKVRDALRGARR
- a CDS encoding ABC transporter ATP-binding protein, translated to MLSFENVAKSFGDRQVLRDLTFDVRPGELFGFCGANGAGKTTAMRIALGVLAADSGSVRWHGAEVDAATRRRFGYMPEERGLYAKMVPAEQLVYLARLSGVRAGVAERRAQEWMERLGVVCSPKDPLEKLSLGNQQKVQLAAALIHDPEVLVLDEPFSGLDPLAVDAMAAALLEFAARGVPIVFSSHQLELVERLCDRVGIIRAGTLVAQGTVAELRRNAGGEQLQVTLTGATRGWADRVPGVRVLSEDGRTTTLLTDGPRAAREVLAAAQAAGEVEYFGRCESGLAEIFREAVSG
- a CDS encoding methyltransferase, whose product is MAQPAEPANLLTMADLLGPATIRAAATLKVADHIAAGATSTGALAELTGTRPDLLDLMLRHLAAQGVLDRHTESRDADARYTLTELGGPLRSDHPQSVRRHLSATGLVGRADMALVNLVHTVRTGEPAHASIFGRDYWQSVNEDPAFVEDLEADARNQSDAERVGWGAELIIDSYDWAPVERVVDVGGHTGAILTSLLQRHEHLHGTLIDLKNVTAVAGRVFEAAGLADRTETVVGSFFEPLPVGGDVYLLSAILADWSDDQAVEILRRCAEAAGPTGKVLLAEVNLQVPGDPGTAAGPELWLRATMPAPTRTADQLLALVAAAGLRVTWQGPSTAVRSLLELAPAGPAEGEDGRC
- a CDS encoding LxmA leader domain family RiPP; protein product: MEKATAIEDLMAGYEAYSDARELGVTSAVDAPATSPACIASATASWLASQFSAKTISGGC
- a CDS encoding LxmA leader domain family RiPP, whose protein sequence is MDKSTAIMELVSNYTSYADVTELNVTAAADAPATTPVCAVSIASSSWCAAGASAASGATYEITC
- a CDS encoding T3SS effector HopA1 family protein, which gives rise to MSTNDEGLPGWYRAVAHQLTVAPNLSRATVADREIETDNSRDMRRMLAEALYDILHAGQHVEKGELSFRLREEGFEAHLATAVPHERTTAPALVLRPAEDDGKGGTRLLVERDGVKLWLPAGLVRDADTAREGQVVAVTVPARRPALSPGFFVVDGTTPRSPHRELLRLYVHLDGWEAAAPVWAQVLEYLEERDVAYRSKVLSAKALYPRRDALVVYLGQESWDHIAALAALLDGLPGVAPESSVFAQRIVPGVSVAWEPDDRSPGMQGLSFGQHRATALAHALMDSAAGGEPLAAVLRARFTEAGIDPDNPARNLDSPRFPAFHVPCPAVPVPA
- the lxmK gene encoding class V lanthionine synthetase subunit LxmK; the protein is MDALLDDLGLGPFLRDSLVAPVGRNDSWAGQTVGGRRVFVKRLIGPEEDVRARMGRMLAFERFATGLPAAALRGPAFLGSDEENHLVVFEYVNGARNGAELMVDETFGEELAEQIGRAIGLLHAAPVAPEAGLDRSVPPHPPLNLLRGMSLPLFETLTFAELQGWRLMQQDEALVQAVSALREQEQHTPRVPSHCDLRVDQFLVLGDDFLVTDWEEFRLADPARDVGAFAGEWLYRSVLDIVTTRGDTVFLDAELTHELVLSRGVAKMQRLLPLIESFWHGYRSTRPDFDAGLPVRATAYAGWHLLDRLMAGGSRASRLSGIERAAAGIGRAALLAPEKFATTLGFSKEEV